Proteins encoded by one window of Flavobacterium sp. N502540:
- a CDS encoding arsenate reductase ArsC — protein MTKNIVVLCTGNSCRSQIAEGYLRHFLSDKTQVYSAGIETHGVNPRAIAIMKEDGIDISKHTSNHIDEYQNIVFDVVLTVCDHAKEQCPFFPSNALKLHHNFPDPAKATGTEEEIMQEFRTVRQMIKEYCSVFAETTSTDY, from the coding sequence ATGACAAAAAATATAGTAGTGCTTTGTACAGGAAATAGCTGTCGAAGCCAGATCGCCGAAGGTTATTTACGCCACTTTTTAAGCGACAAGACTCAAGTTTACAGCGCCGGTATTGAAACTCATGGTGTTAATCCAAGAGCTATTGCGATTATGAAAGAAGATGGAATTGATATTTCAAAACATACTTCAAATCACATAGACGAGTATCAAAACATTGTTTTTGATGTTGTACTTACGGTCTGTGATCATGCTAAAGAGCAATGTCCTTTCTTTCCTTCAAACGCATTAAAATTACATCATAATTTTCCGGACCCTGCCAAAGCAACAGGAACCGAAGAAGAGATTATGCAGGAGTTTCGCACCGTGAGACAAATGATCAAAGAATATTGCAGTGTGTTTGCAGAAACCACCAGCACAGACTACTAA
- a CDS encoding DUF6428 family protein — MKLSDIKKILPTLENVAFQLENGTFVPEHFHVTEIGMITKNFIDCGGVIRQEKSVNFQLWNADDFEHRLKPGKLLHIINLSEEKLNIEDLNIEVEYQNETIGRYDLAFNGNHFVLKNKVTACLAQDACGIPSPSGFIELNKDKTNSCSPNSGCC; from the coding sequence ATGAAACTATCAGACATTAAAAAAATACTACCTACTCTTGAAAACGTAGCATTTCAATTGGAAAACGGAACTTTTGTTCCGGAGCATTTTCACGTTACCGAAATAGGAATGATCACTAAGAATTTTATCGATTGCGGCGGTGTAATTCGTCAGGAAAAAAGTGTCAACTTTCAGCTTTGGAATGCGGACGATTTTGAACATCGACTAAAACCCGGCAAACTTTTACACATCATTAACCTTTCAGAAGAAAAACTAAATATTGAAGATCTGAATATCGAAGTTGAATATCAAAATGAAACTATCGGGAGATATGATTTAGCGTTTAATGGAAATCATTTTGTATTGAAAAATAAAGTCACAGCCTGTTTGGCACAAGATGCTTGTGGAATTCCATCACCATCCGGCTTTATCGAATTAAACAAGGACAAAACAAACTCCTGTTCACCTAATTCAGGCTGTTGTTAA
- a CDS encoding ArsR/SmtB family transcription factor, with product MGASKTEHFTDKQNQIATIAKALGHPARIAIIEYLLKVNECICGDIVNELPLAQPTVSQHLKELKNAGLIKGNIEGNAICYCINEETFDVLNTYFSGIITVTKNQKCC from the coding sequence ATGGGAGCTTCTAAAACAGAACATTTTACCGACAAACAAAATCAGATCGCCACTATAGCCAAAGCACTGGGACATCCGGCCAGAATTGCTATTATTGAATATTTGCTAAAAGTAAACGAATGTATTTGCGGGGATATTGTAAACGAATTGCCACTGGCACAGCCCACAGTTTCCCAACACCTGAAAGAACTAAAAAATGCAGGACTTATCAAGGGAAACATTGAAGGAAACGCCATCTGTTACTGTATCAATGAAGAAACATTTGATGTTCTAAACACCTACTTTTCTGGTATTATTACCGTTACAAAAAATCAAAAATGCTGTTAA
- a CDS encoding DUF3526 domain-containing protein — translation MLALLFKNFIRSKGTKIGLIFLLLIGFIGILIGQQFQQKQQNNIVEAALYQKEHIARNAAFHKDEMGLLLYYIKFSLINKTLPLNPLAIGQRDVNPSIQSVTIRGLEGQKYDSELNNPNNLLSGNIDFSFVLIYLFPLLIIAFSYNLVSEEKESGTWKIVSVQSENTFLYILKLFYVRIISLIALFSFLLLLAILILGIPFDSSLLAFYGLGVLYILFWFAASFFIVSLQKNSNFNAVILLTIWLFLIIVLPAVINTYIVNKYTIPEALELTVKQRNAYHEKWDMDKKITMDKFYRHYPQFKRYPLPDTEFNWLWYYAMQQAGDDDSAKQSQELQTKLEQRNKASQFIALFVPTLHAQLQLNEIAKSDLGNQLLFLKETKHFHEKMRLYFYPKIFENAPVVKENWSKFKVETFTDSSQTNYIRAFLPLLFFNLLLIGLGWMNFKNNRKEAF, via the coding sequence ATGTTAGCATTACTTTTTAAAAATTTCATTCGGTCAAAAGGTACCAAAATTGGATTAATATTCCTGCTGCTTATCGGATTCATCGGTATTTTAATTGGGCAGCAGTTTCAACAAAAGCAGCAAAACAATATTGTGGAAGCTGCATTGTACCAAAAAGAGCATATTGCACGAAATGCCGCTTTTCACAAAGACGAAATGGGGCTCCTGCTCTATTACATCAAATTTTCTCTCATCAATAAAACATTACCTCTCAATCCTCTGGCAATTGGTCAGCGTGATGTAAATCCGTCGATTCAAAGCGTCACGATTCGGGGTTTGGAAGGTCAGAAATACGACTCGGAACTCAACAATCCGAACAATCTTTTATCCGGAAATATCGATTTTAGTTTTGTATTAATTTATCTGTTTCCTCTTTTGATTATAGCATTCTCGTACAATCTGGTTTCGGAAGAAAAAGAAAGCGGCACCTGGAAAATTGTGTCTGTGCAAAGCGAAAATACCTTTTTATACATTCTGAAACTGTTTTATGTCCGAATTATAAGTCTGATTGCATTGTTCTCCTTTTTACTTCTTTTAGCCATTTTGATTCTGGGAATTCCTTTTGACTCCTCACTGCTCGCCTTTTACGGACTTGGTGTTTTGTATATTTTGTTTTGGTTTGCAGCCAGCTTTTTTATCGTTTCCCTTCAAAAAAACTCCAATTTCAATGCGGTTATTTTGCTAACGATCTGGTTATTTCTAATTATCGTTCTGCCAGCCGTAATCAATACGTATATTGTGAATAAATATACTATTCCGGAAGCTTTGGAGCTGACTGTAAAACAACGTAATGCCTATCATGAAAAATGGGATATGGATAAGAAAATCACAATGGATAAATTTTACCGACATTATCCCCAATTCAAGCGATATCCTTTGCCTGATACCGAGTTTAACTGGCTTTGGTATTACGCCATGCAGCAGGCGGGCGACGACGATTCGGCAAAACAATCTCAGGAACTGCAAACTAAACTGGAACAGCGCAACAAAGCCAGTCAGTTTATTGCTTTATTCGTTCCTACTCTGCATGCCCAGCTTCAACTGAATGAAATTGCCAAATCTGATTTAGGAAACCAGCTTTTGTTTTTAAAGGAAACGAAGCATTTTCATGAGAAAATGAGGTTGTATTTTTATCCTAAAATATTTGAAAATGCTCCAGTGGTTAAGGAAAACTGGTCGAAGTTTAAGGTAGAAACTTTTACCGATTCCTCACAAACAAATTATATAAGAGCCTTTTTACCATTATTGTTTTTCAATCTGTTACTGATTGGTTTGGGCTGGATGAATTTCAAGAATAACAGAAAAGAAGCTTTTTAA